In Maritimibacter sp. DP1N21-5, a genomic segment contains:
- a CDS encoding L-iditol 2-dehydrogenase: MTRLAGKRALITGAARGIGLAFARAYASEGAWVAIADIDMGRAQDAASDIEGAIAVKLDVTDQASIDAGVAEAVAQLGGIDILVNNAAIFTAAPITEIERADYDRVFAINVAGVLFTMQAVARHMIDRGAGGKMINMASQAGRRGEALVGVYCASKAAVISLTQSAGLNLIAHGINVNAIAPGVVDGEHWDGVDAFFARYENKPLGQKKREVGAAVPYGRMGTAEDLVGMAIFLATDEANYIVAQTYNVDGGNWMS; encoded by the coding sequence ATGACACGGCTGGCCGGCAAACGCGCGCTGATTACAGGAGCCGCCCGCGGGATCGGGCTCGCCTTCGCCCGCGCCTATGCCAGCGAAGGCGCGTGGGTCGCGATTGCCGATATCGACATGGGCCGGGCGCAGGACGCCGCGAGCGACATCGAGGGAGCGATCGCCGTCAAGCTCGACGTGACAGATCAGGCGAGCATCGACGCGGGCGTGGCCGAGGCCGTGGCGCAACTGGGCGGGATCGACATTCTGGTCAACAACGCCGCGATCTTCACCGCCGCGCCGATCACCGAGATCGAACGCGCCGATTACGACCGGGTTTTCGCGATCAACGTCGCCGGGGTCCTCTTCACCATGCAAGCGGTCGCGCGGCACATGATCGACCGGGGCGCGGGTGGCAAGATGATCAACATGGCGTCGCAGGCCGGACGCCGTGGCGAAGCGCTGGTCGGTGTCTATTGCGCGTCGAAGGCGGCGGTCATTTCGCTCACCCAAAGCGCGGGCCTCAACCTGATCGCGCACGGGATCAACGTGAATGCCATCGCGCCCGGCGTGGTGGATGGCGAGCATTGGGACGGTGTCGACGCCTTCTTCGCCAGATACGAGAACAAGCCCCTCGGCCAGAAGAAACGGGAGGTCGGCGCAGCCGTGCCCTATGGCCGGATGGGGACCGCAGAGGACCTTGTCGGGATGGCGATCTTCCTCGCCACGGACGAGGCCAATTACATCGTCGCCCAGACATACAATGTCGACGGCGGCAACTGGATGAGCTGA
- a CDS encoding ABC transporter ATP-binding protein, with protein sequence MGRITLDKVTKAFGDVEVIPPLDLTIDDGEFVVFVGPSGCGKSTLLRLIAGLEDVTSGEIRIDRQPATHLPPAKRGLAMVFQSYALYPHMSVRKNIAFPMKMAGMPEDEQKRRIDAAAAALNLTDYLDRRPGQLSGGQRQRVAIGRAIVREPAAFLFDEPLSNLDAALRVGMRLEISELHERLKTTMIYVTHDQVEAMTMADKIVVLQKGVIEQVGAPLELYNAPRNKFVAGFIGSPKMNLIEGPEAAKHDATTIGIRPEHLLASTSEGDWTGKVVVSEHLGSDTFLHVQGTGLADLMTVRVGGEFNVKHGDTVYLTPQADKIHRFDAQGLRIA encoded by the coding sequence ATGGGGCGCATCACGCTTGATAAAGTGACCAAGGCGTTCGGCGATGTGGAGGTGATCCCGCCGCTGGACCTGACCATTGACGACGGCGAGTTCGTGGTTTTCGTCGGGCCGTCGGGTTGCGGGAAATCGACCCTACTCCGGCTTATTGCGGGGCTGGAGGACGTGACTTCGGGTGAGATCCGTATCGACAGGCAACCCGCGACGCATCTGCCGCCCGCCAAACGCGGCCTTGCGATGGTGTTTCAGTCCTATGCGCTTTATCCGCATATGTCGGTGCGCAAGAACATCGCCTTTCCGATGAAGATGGCCGGCATGCCGGAGGACGAGCAGAAGCGCCGGATCGACGCGGCGGCGGCGGCCCTGAACCTGACCGATTATCTCGACCGTCGGCCCGGACAGCTTTCTGGCGGACAGCGGCAGCGCGTGGCGATCGGGCGGGCCATCGTGCGCGAACCGGCGGCGTTCCTTTTCGACGAGCCGCTGTCGAACCTCGATGCGGCGTTGCGCGTGGGGATGCGGCTCGAAATTTCCGAGCTCCACGAGCGGCTCAAGACGACGATGATCTATGTGACCCACGATCAGGTTGAAGCCATGACCATGGCCGACAAGATCGTGGTGCTCCAGAAGGGCGTGATCGAGCAGGTCGGCGCGCCGCTGGAGCTTTACAACGCGCCACGCAACAAGTTCGTGGCGGGTTTCATCGGCTCGCCCAAGATGAATCTGATCGAGGGGCCCGAGGCGGCAAAGCATGACGCCACCACCATCGGCATCCGGCCGGAACATCTGCTCGCCTCGACCAGCGAAGGCGACTGGACGGGCAAGGTCGTGGTGTCCGAACATCTTGGTTCCGACACCTTCCTGCATGTTCAGGGCACCGGCTTGGCCGATCTGATGACGGTCCGCGTGGGCGGCGAGTTCAACGTCAAGCATGGCGACACGGTTTATCTGACCCCGCAGGCGGACAAGATCCACCGTTTCGACGCGCAAGGTCTGCGCATCGCATGA
- a CDS encoding carbohydrate ABC transporter permease, with product MARAVTTQRKAINTVIAWIVGLLIFFPILWIFILSFHTEGDAIKRPFEVLTSRWTFESYATVQERSNYFRHFWNSVVISVGSTVIGLLIAVPSAWAMAFVPGKRTKDVLMWMLSTKMLPPVGVLLPIYLICQNLGLLDTRVALVFILMMINLPIIIWMLYTYFREIPGEILEAARMDGASLRNEVIYVLLPMAVPGIASTLLLNIILAWNEAFWTLTLTAAKAAPLTAFIASYSSPEGLFYAKLSAASIMAIAPILIMGWFSQKQLVRGLTFGAVK from the coding sequence ATGGCCCGCGCAGTCACCACCCAGCGGAAAGCGATCAACACCGTCATCGCGTGGATCGTTGGTCTGCTGATCTTCTTCCCGATCCTCTGGATCTTCATCCTGTCATTTCACACCGAAGGCGACGCCATCAAGCGCCCGTTCGAGGTGCTGACCAGCCGGTGGACCTTCGAGAGTTATGCTACGGTGCAGGAGCGGTCGAACTACTTCCGGCACTTCTGGAACTCGGTCGTGATCTCGGTCGGCTCCACGGTCATCGGCCTCCTCATTGCGGTCCCTTCCGCCTGGGCCATGGCTTTTGTCCCCGGCAAGCGCACGAAGGACGTGCTGATGTGGATGCTGTCGACCAAGATGCTGCCGCCCGTGGGTGTGCTGCTTCCGATCTATCTGATCTGTCAGAACCTCGGGCTGCTCGACACGCGCGTCGCGCTCGTCTTCATCCTCATGATGATCAACCTGCCGATCATCATCTGGATGCTCTACACCTACTTCCGCGAAATTCCGGGCGAGATCCTGGAAGCGGCGCGGATGGACGGGGCGTCTTTGCGCAACGAGGTGATCTATGTGCTCCTGCCCATGGCGGTGCCGGGGATCGCGTCGACGCTGCTCCTCAACATCATCCTCGCATGGAACGAGGCGTTCTGGACCCTGACGCTCACCGCCGCGAAAGCCGCGCCGCTGACCGCCTTCATTGCGAGCTATTCGTCGCCCGAGGGGCTGTTCTACGCAAAACTCTCGGCCGCCTCGATCATGGCCATCGCGCCGATCCTCATCATGGGCTGGTTCAGCCAGAAACAACTCGTCCGCGGCCTGACCTTCGGCGCGGTGAAATAA
- a CDS encoding carbohydrate ABC transporter permease: protein MATKASRTAARAMISPSVILLLGWMLIPLGLTIYFSLLRYNLLMPGATPFVGLENYEFFITNPAFVTSLINTLLLVGGVLIITVIGGVLLALLLNLDMWGQGIVRVLVIAPFFVMPTVSALVWKNMFMHPVNGLFAFMAKAVGLQPFDFLAQAPLASIIGIVSWQWLPFATLILLTAIQSLDSEQLEAAEMDGAGAFSRFFYITLPHLSRAITVVILIQTIFLLSVFAEILVTTNGGPGNASTNLTYLIYKESLLSYDVGSGSAGGVIAIILANIVAIFLMRMIGKNLDA from the coding sequence ATGGCGACCAAGGCTTCACGCACAGCGGCACGGGCGATGATTTCGCCATCGGTGATCCTGCTCTTGGGCTGGATGCTGATCCCGCTCGGACTCACGATCTATTTCTCGCTTCTGCGATACAATCTGCTGATGCCCGGGGCGACCCCCTTCGTGGGGCTCGAGAACTACGAGTTTTTCATCACGAACCCGGCCTTCGTCACTTCGCTGATCAACACGCTGCTTCTCGTGGGAGGCGTGTTGATCATCACGGTGATCGGCGGCGTGCTTCTCGCGCTGCTTCTGAACCTCGACATGTGGGGACAGGGGATCGTGCGGGTGCTGGTCATCGCGCCCTTCTTCGTCATGCCGACGGTGTCCGCGCTGGTGTGGAAGAACATGTTCATGCACCCGGTCAACGGGCTTTTCGCCTTTATGGCCAAGGCGGTGGGGCTTCAGCCTTTCGATTTCCTGGCTCAGGCGCCGCTCGCCTCGATCATCGGGATCGTGAGCTGGCAATGGCTGCCCTTCGCGACGCTGATCCTGCTGACCGCGATCCAGTCGCTGGACAGCGAACAGCTCGAGGCCGCCGAGATGGACGGCGCAGGGGCCTTCAGCCGGTTCTTCTACATCACGCTGCCGCATCTTTCACGCGCGATCACGGTCGTGATCCTGATCCAGACGATCTTCCTGCTGTCGGTCTTCGCGGAAATCCTCGTCACCACAAATGGCGGGCCGGGGAATGCATCCACCAACCTTACCTACCTGATCTACAAGGAAAGCCTGCTTTCCTACGATGTCGGGTCCGGGTCCGCCGGTGGCGTCATCGCCATCATCCTCGCCAATATCGTCGCGATCTTCCTCATGCGGATGATCGGCAAGAACCTCGACGCCTGA
- a CDS encoding sugar ABC transporter substrate-binding protein, with protein sequence MTVTFRALMGATALSAVAFAAQAQDTTLTIATVNNGDMIRMQELAGAFTEETGIALEWVTLEENQLRQRVTQDIATNGGQFDVMTIGTYEAPIWGKQGWLVSLNDLPAEYDVDDLLPAIRDGLTVDGELYAAPFYGESSMVMYRTDLMEAAGLEMPDAPTWDFIKEAAAAMTDKENEVYGICLRGKAGWGENMAFLSAMANSYGARWFDENWQPQFNTDAWKATLTDYLALMNEYGPPGASSNGFNENLALFQQGKCGMWIDATVAASFVSNPEDSTVADSVGYALAPDNGLGPRGNWLWAWNLAVPAGSDAVDAAKQFIAWATSKDYTALVAENEGWANVPPGTRTSLYENQEYLDAAPFAQMTLESINAANPTQPTVDPVPYTGVQFVAIPEFQSIGTAVGQAFSAALAGQMSAEDALAQAQTLTEREMKRAGYIQ encoded by the coding sequence ATGACCGTTACATTCCGCGCCCTCATGGGCGCTACTGCGCTGTCCGCCGTGGCCTTTGCCGCACAAGCGCAGGACACGACGCTGACCATCGCCACCGTGAACAACGGCGACATGATCCGCATGCAGGAGCTTGCCGGTGCGTTCACCGAGGAAACCGGCATCGCGCTCGAGTGGGTGACGCTCGAAGAAAACCAGCTGCGCCAGCGCGTGACGCAGGACATCGCCACCAACGGCGGCCAGTTCGACGTGATGACGATCGGCACCTACGAGGCTCCGATCTGGGGCAAACAGGGCTGGCTCGTGTCACTCAATGACCTGCCTGCCGAATACGACGTGGACGACCTGCTCCCCGCGATCCGGGACGGCCTGACGGTGGACGGCGAGCTCTATGCCGCGCCCTTCTATGGTGAATCGTCGATGGTGATGTATCGCACCGACCTGATGGAAGCCGCAGGTCTCGAGATGCCCGACGCGCCGACCTGGGACTTCATCAAGGAAGCCGCCGCGGCGATGACCGACAAAGAGAACGAAGTCTACGGCATCTGCCTGCGCGGCAAGGCCGGCTGGGGCGAGAACATGGCCTTCCTCTCGGCGATGGCCAACTCCTATGGCGCGCGCTGGTTCGACGAGAACTGGCAGCCGCAGTTCAACACCGACGCATGGAAAGCCACCCTCACCGATTACCTTGCGCTGATGAACGAATACGGCCCGCCCGGCGCGTCGTCGAACGGCTTCAACGAGAACCTCGCGCTGTTCCAGCAAGGCAAGTGCGGCATGTGGATCGACGCCACCGTCGCCGCATCATTCGTGTCTAACCCTGAGGATTCGACCGTTGCCGACAGCGTTGGCTATGCGCTGGCCCCCGACAACGGCCTCGGCCCGCGCGGCAACTGGCTCTGGGCATGGAACCTTGCGGTGCCGGCCGGTTCGGACGCCGTGGACGCCGCCAAGCAGTTCATCGCCTGGGCGACCTCCAAGGACTACACCGCGCTCGTGGCCGAGAACGAAGGCTGGGCGAACGTGCCCCCGGGCACCCGCACCTCACTCTATGAGAACCAGGAGTATCTGGACGCGGCGCCCTTCGCGCAGATGACGCTCGAGTCGATCAACGCGGCGAACCCGACGCAGCCGACCGTGGACCCGGTCCCCTATACCGGCGTTCAGTTCGTCGCGATCCCCGAGTTCCAGTCGATCGGCACCGCTGTCGGTCAGGCGTTCTCGGCGGCGCTTGCCGGTCAGATGAGCGCGGAAGACGCGCTGGCGCAGGCGCAGACACTCACTGAGCGCGAGATGAAGCGCGCGGGCTACATCCAGTAA
- a CDS encoding sugar-binding transcriptional regulator, which yields MAGTTMNSIDRKLDDAARAAWLAYVGGRKQDEIAQIMGISRQSAQRLVSQAHAAGLVKVSIDHPISRCLTLAQDVAARYGLDMVDVVPSMGTPAESNVAVANATGDRIERWLNEAAPQIIGLGTGRTLRAAIEHLPHIDCNQHRVVSLTGNIAPDGSTAHYNVLFTITDKVTAATFPMPMPVISASPGELAAVLGQKTLATARDLAARTNVRFVGVGSISRDAPLVLDGFIDRADQERLVGKGAVGEIVGWVFDAEGHLVDDEINQRVSSAPLEIAPRAPVIASANGPDKVAAIRGAMLGRLINGLITDEDTALALTA from the coding sequence ATGGCTGGGACGACCATGAACTCGATTGACAGGAAACTCGACGATGCCGCGCGGGCGGCTTGGCTTGCCTATGTCGGCGGGCGCAAGCAGGACGAGATCGCCCAGATCATGGGGATTTCCCGGCAATCCGCGCAGCGGCTCGTGTCGCAAGCCCATGCCGCGGGACTGGTAAAGGTATCCATCGACCATCCGATTTCCCGCTGCCTGACGCTGGCGCAGGATGTGGCTGCGCGCTACGGGCTCGACATGGTCGACGTGGTGCCGTCCATGGGCACCCCGGCGGAAAGCAACGTCGCTGTCGCCAATGCGACCGGGGACCGGATCGAGCGTTGGCTGAACGAAGCCGCGCCCCAGATCATCGGACTGGGCACTGGGCGGACCCTGCGCGCGGCGATCGAGCATCTGCCCCATATCGACTGCAACCAGCACAGGGTGGTGTCGCTTACCGGAAACATCGCGCCGGACGGATCGACGGCGCACTACAACGTGCTCTTCACGATCACCGACAAGGTGACGGCGGCGACCTTCCCCATGCCGATGCCGGTGATCTCGGCCTCGCCCGGGGAACTGGCGGCGGTGCTGGGACAGAAAACGCTGGCCACGGCGCGCGATCTGGCGGCGCGCACGAATGTGCGGTTCGTGGGCGTCGGCTCGATCAGCCGGGATGCGCCGCTCGTCCTGGACGGGTTCATCGACCGCGCGGATCAGGAACGTCTGGTCGGAAAGGGCGCTGTCGGCGAGATCGTCGGCTGGGTCTTCGATGCCGAGGGCCATCTTGTGGATGACGAAATCAATCAGCGTGTCAGCTCCGCCCCGCTCGAGATCGCGCCGCGTGCGCCGGTCATCGCCTCGGCCAACGGGCCGGACAAGGTAGCAGCGATTCGCGGCGCCATGCTCGGGCGTCTCATCAACGGGCTGATCACCGACGAGGACACAGCGCTAGCGCTAACGGCGTAA
- a CDS encoding LacI family DNA-binding transcriptional regulator — MPTRQPTLSDVAKHAGVSYATADRVVNRRGNVAAKSLTRVEAAVAALGYVRNVAAANLSQSRTYSFVLLLPDGPNAFFAKVRRLIQEMVPRLSLDRVELRVVDIPAFDEAALMAHLAELETDPPDGIALVAIDTPEVADAIERLRAAGAPVLTFVSDLPGAARDAYVGIDNLMAGRTAARLIRLAHIQRAGRVLPILGARSARDHAERLAGLIQGLAGTRMVVAPVIEGHDRAEQVETQLRDRMAQDAGITAIYSMGAGNAGLIRAIAERADRPMVVLHELVPHSHAALLDDLIDVVIDQRPEEEIRQVVACLRDLADRHPYVAEPAIVPTIYVKDNLPPVSAANEGAPT; from the coding sequence ATGCCGACACGCCAGCCGACCCTGTCGGACGTCGCGAAACACGCGGGCGTCAGCTATGCGACGGCGGATCGCGTGGTGAACCGGCGCGGCAACGTGGCGGCCAAATCCCTGACTCGGGTCGAGGCGGCCGTCGCGGCGCTGGGCTATGTCCGAAATGTCGCCGCCGCGAACCTGTCCCAAAGCCGGACCTACAGCTTCGTGTTGCTGCTTCCGGACGGGCCCAACGCCTTTTTCGCCAAGGTGCGTCGCCTGATCCAGGAGATGGTCCCGCGCCTGTCGCTCGACCGGGTGGAGCTGCGCGTGGTCGACATTCCCGCCTTCGACGAAGCGGCTCTCATGGCGCATCTGGCAGAATTAGAGACTGATCCACCTGATGGTATCGCCCTTGTCGCCATCGACACGCCCGAGGTCGCCGACGCGATAGAGCGCCTGCGCGCGGCCGGCGCCCCGGTGTTGACCTTCGTCTCGGATCTGCCGGGGGCGGCGCGGGATGCTTATGTCGGGATCGACAATCTGATGGCCGGACGCACCGCCGCCCGCCTGATCCGCCTCGCCCATATCCAGCGGGCCGGGCGCGTGCTTCCCATCCTCGGGGCGCGCAGTGCCCGCGACCATGCCGAACGACTCGCCGGCCTGATTCAGGGTCTGGCCGGCACGCGAATGGTCGTCGCGCCGGTGATAGAGGGGCACGACCGAGCAGAACAGGTCGAAACCCAGCTGCGCGACCGGATGGCTCAGGACGCGGGCATCACGGCCATCTATTCCATGGGGGCTGGCAACGCGGGGCTTATCCGGGCCATCGCCGAGCGCGCCGACCGCCCCATGGTGGTCCTGCACGAACTTGTCCCGCACAGTCACGCCGCGCTTCTGGACGACCTGATCGACGTCGTGATCGACCAGCGTCCCGAAGAGGAAATCCGGCAGGTCGTCGCCTGTCTGCGCGACCTTGCGGATCGGCATCCCTATGTGGCCGAACCGGCCATCGTCCCCACCATCTACGTCAAAGACAACCTGCCGCCTGTGAGCGCGGCCAATGAAGGAGCCCCGACATGA
- the xylA gene encoding xylose isomerase, giving the protein MSGFFDGIAPLRFDPDSTDLAFRHYDPDEIVLGKRMEEHLRFAVAYWHSFAWEGGDPFGGRTFDRPWFSDSMEAAKAKADAAFELFEILNVPFFCWHDADIRPEGDTFAESRKNFEAIIDLFEEKMATSRTRLLWGTANMFSHRRFMSGASTNPDPDVYAWSAATVKLCLDATHRLGGENYVLWGGREGYETLLNTDMGQELDHMGRFLSMVVDYKHKIGFKGQILVEPKPQEPSKHQYDYDVATVYGFLKRFGLENDVKMNIEQGHAILAGHSFEHELALARELGILGSIDMNRNDYQSGWDTDQFPNNVPEVALAYYEILKAGGFTQGGTNFDAKIRRQSLDPVDLVAAHAGGMDICARGLKAAAKMLEDGVLEDMRSERYAGWKTPEAQAMLTADLATVASRVEGEGINPQPRSGRQEILENIVNRYV; this is encoded by the coding sequence ATGAGCGGATTTTTCGACGGCATAGCGCCCTTGAGATTCGACCCTGATTCGACCGATCTTGCCTTTCGCCACTACGACCCCGACGAGATCGTCCTTGGCAAACGGATGGAGGAACACCTCCGTTTCGCAGTCGCCTATTGGCACAGCTTCGCATGGGAAGGCGGTGATCCCTTTGGCGGGCGCACATTCGACCGTCCGTGGTTCTCGGACTCGATGGAGGCAGCAAAAGCCAAGGCCGATGCCGCCTTCGAGCTGTTCGAGATCCTGAACGTCCCGTTCTTCTGCTGGCACGATGCCGACATTCGGCCCGAAGGCGATACCTTTGCCGAAAGCCGCAAGAACTTCGAGGCGATCATCGACCTCTTCGAGGAGAAGATGGCCACCTCGCGCACCAGGCTTCTCTGGGGCACCGCCAACATGTTCTCGCACCGCCGGTTCATGTCCGGCGCCTCGACCAACCCCGACCCGGACGTCTATGCGTGGTCGGCCGCGACCGTGAAGCTCTGCCTTGACGCGACGCACCGTCTGGGGGGCGAGAACTATGTCCTCTGGGGCGGGCGCGAAGGCTATGAGACGCTGCTCAACACCGACATGGGTCAGGAACTCGACCATATGGGACGCTTCCTGTCCATGGTCGTCGACTACAAGCATAAGATCGGCTTCAAGGGCCAGATCCTCGTCGAACCGAAACCGCAGGAGCCGTCCAAGCACCAGTATGATTACGATGTCGCGACCGTTTACGGGTTCCTCAAACGCTTCGGGCTGGAAAACGACGTGAAGATGAACATCGAACAGGGGCACGCGATCCTTGCCGGGCACAGCTTCGAGCACGAACTGGCCCTCGCCCGCGAGCTTGGCATCCTCGGCTCCATCGACATGAACCGGAACGACTATCAGTCGGGCTGGGACACGGATCAGTTTCCGAACAACGTGCCCGAGGTTGCGCTGGCCTACTACGAAATCCTGAAGGCCGGCGGCTTCACCCAAGGCGGAACCAATTTCGACGCCAAGATCCGGCGCCAGTCGCTCGACCCGGTGGACCTTGTCGCGGCGCATGCCGGTGGCATGGACATCTGCGCACGAGGCCTGAAGGCGGCAGCGAAGATGCTGGAGGATGGCGTGCTCGAAGACATGCGGTCCGAGCGTTATGCCGGTTGGAAGACGCCGGAGGCGCAGGCGATGCTCACCGCCGACCTCGCGACCGTCGCGTCCCGGGTCGAGGGGGAGGGGATCAACCCGCAACCCCGTTCGGGCCGTCAGGAAATCCTCGAGAATATCGTGAACCGCTACGTGTGA
- a CDS encoding DUF6544 family protein → MKFLILILIGLMVVVLGLAGLAVRDRRADRVEWLRLTALQPEAPPVFTPEMVADLPEPARRYFAHAMRPGTPLLPVADIVMQGRFGLGTRNDPRYQPMTAHQVLAAPEGFVWAMKTTGGMPVTGSDSGLWTRFRIFGLIPVARAGGDVDHARSAFGRYVSEAVIWTPAALLPGPDVSWEAVGDDTARVTVRRGNLTQAVDVTIDAEGRPTTVTFERWTNANPDKIYRIQPFGAVVSDFREVDGYRLPFHAEAGNMFGTDDYFPFFIADLTDIRFPVRQR, encoded by the coding sequence ATGAAGTTCCTGATCCTGATCCTGATCGGCCTCATGGTCGTCGTGCTGGGCCTGGCCGGTCTCGCCGTTCGTGATCGGCGGGCTGACCGTGTCGAATGGCTCAGACTCACAGCGCTTCAGCCCGAGGCACCGCCGGTCTTCACGCCAGAGATGGTGGCGGACCTGCCCGAACCCGCGCGCCGGTACTTCGCCCATGCCATGCGCCCGGGGACGCCGCTTCTTCCAGTGGCCGACATCGTCATGCAGGGGAGGTTCGGCCTTGGGACCAGGAATGACCCGCGCTACCAACCCATGACGGCACATCAGGTGCTGGCGGCACCGGAAGGGTTCGTCTGGGCCATGAAAACGACAGGCGGGATGCCGGTCACGGGGTCGGACTCGGGCCTGTGGACGCGCTTTCGGATCTTCGGTCTTATCCCGGTCGCCCGGGCTGGTGGCGACGTCGATCACGCCCGTTCAGCCTTTGGTCGCTATGTCTCCGAAGCCGTCATCTGGACGCCAGCGGCCCTTCTACCCGGCCCCGATGTCAGCTGGGAGGCGGTCGGCGACGACACCGCGCGCGTGACGGTCCGACGCGGTAACCTGACACAGGCGGTCGACGTGACGATAGACGCCGAGGGGCGACCGACAACCGTGACATTCGAGCGCTGGACCAACGCCAACCCAGACAAGATCTACCGGATCCAGCCCTTCGGCGCGGTGGTTAGCGACTTTCGCGAGGTCGACGGATATCGCCTGCCGTTCCACGCCGAGGCGGGGAACATGTTCGGCACCGACGACTACTTCCCGTTCTTCATCGCCGACCTGACAGATATCCGGTTCCCGGTCAGACAGCGGTGA
- a CDS encoding DUF3237 domain-containing protein: MFDDNDLDLSMPPLEVPELKLEFAFRIKILFKDRHFFTGPKGRRAFVQPFGGVVEGPLLNGKVVPLSGADWAQNGQLNAHYMLEADDGTLIYLNNLGYLYRTDGEVTDPKNPLWSKDVPSYFRLTPYFDCPTGPHDWLTRHVVVGTGQRHDDPDHTMFHYWVVR; encoded by the coding sequence ATGTTTGACGACAACGACCTCGACCTTTCCATGCCACCGCTCGAGGTGCCCGAGCTGAAGCTGGAGTTCGCCTTCCGCATCAAGATCCTGTTCAAGGACCGGCATTTCTTTACCGGCCCCAAGGGTCGTCGTGCCTTTGTCCAGCCCTTCGGCGGCGTGGTCGAGGGGCCGCTGCTGAACGGCAAGGTCGTGCCGCTGTCGGGTGCCGATTGGGCGCAGAACGGGCAGCTCAACGCGCACTACATGCTCGAAGCCGACGACGGCACGCTCATCTACCTCAACAACCTTGGCTATCTCTATCGCACCGATGGCGAGGTGACCGATCCCAAGAACCCGCTGTGGAGCAAGGATGTCCCCTCCTACTTCCGCCTGACGCCCTATTTCGACTGCCCCACCGGGCCGCATGACTGGCTGACGCGGCATGTCGTGGTCGGCACCGGCCAGCGCCACGACGACCCCGATCACACGATGTTCCATTACTGGGTGGTGCGTTAA
- a CDS encoding alpha/beta fold hydrolase, with protein sequence MQVETTDGVMLSVTVTGDEDAPALVFANPLGTDQRFWEAQAASFPDRRVIRFDHAGTGGSAERSATATLPRTALDVIDILDALGVETADYVGLSLGGLVGMELGATHGDRIRRLVLAHTTPHIPLVDMWNGRIAQARAEGLANIAPPTLARWLPDGFADDRPDDYARLVTMFTDTPVEGYVACCTLLRDSDMRDALSSIENETLILQGALDQAVPATVAQSMAEAIPDARLVTLPDAAHLSNIERPEAFNAALRQFLTTGA encoded by the coding sequence ATGCAGGTTGAAACCACCGATGGCGTGATGCTGTCCGTCACAGTGACCGGGGACGAGGACGCCCCCGCGCTGGTCTTTGCAAACCCGCTGGGCACCGATCAGCGGTTTTGGGAGGCGCAGGCCGCCAGCTTTCCCGACCGCCGTGTGATCCGCTTTGACCATGCCGGGACCGGGGGGTCCGCCGAACGCAGCGCGACGGCCACCCTGCCTCGCACTGCGCTGGATGTGATCGACATTCTTGATGCGCTCGGGGTCGAGACGGCCGACTATGTCGGCCTGTCCCTGGGCGGGCTGGTGGGCATGGAGCTGGGGGCCACGCATGGCGACCGGATCAGGCGGCTGGTTCTGGCCCATACCACGCCGCATATCCCGCTTGTCGACATGTGGAACGGCCGTATCGCACAGGCCAGGGCCGAGGGGCTGGCGAATATTGCGCCCCCGACGCTTGCCCGCTGGTTGCCAGACGGTTTTGCCGATGATCGGCCCGACGACTACGCCCGCCTTGTGACCATGTTCACCGACACGCCGGTCGAGGGCTATGTCGCCTGCTGCACCCTTCTGCGCGACAGCGACATGCGGGACGCATTGTCGTCCATCGAGAACGAGACCCTGATCCTTCAAGGCGCGCTGGATCAGGCGGTCCCTGCCACTGTGGCGCAGTCGATGGCCGAGGCGATCCCCGACGCGCGCCTCGTCACGCTGCCGGACGCCGCGCATCTGTCCAACATCGAACGGCCCGAGGCATTCAACGCCGCCCTGCGCCAGTTCCTGACCACCGGCGCATGA